A section of the SAR324 cluster bacterium genome encodes:
- the pobA gene encoding 4-hydroxybenzoate 3-monooxygenase, producing the protein MNQRVQVVIIGSGPAGLLLGQLLHNIGVETLILERQSQEYVLSRIRAGVLEQGTTELLELAGCGERMHAKGMTHSGFDLAFDGQRHRIDLQEMSGGKTVMIYGQTEVTKDLMNRRSETNGITIYEAQNVQPHDFDTDRPWVSYEKDGVEHRVDCDFIAGCDGFHGISRASVPDQAIEIYEKVYPFGWLGILADVPPVSHELIYANHPRGFALCSMRSMTRSRYYVQCTLEDKVEEWSDDRFWDELRLRLPPDAAEQVTTGPSIGKSIAPLRSFVSEPLRFGTMFICGDAAHIVPPTGAKGLNLAASDVFYLFNALQEYYEEHSESGLGAYSEKALSRVWKAVRFSWWMTTMMHRIPDTGTFGQKIREAELHYLTSSTPATQSLAENYVGLPF; encoded by the coding sequence ATGAATCAGCGCGTGCAGGTTGTGATCATTGGTTCGGGTCCAGCTGGATTGCTATTGGGGCAGTTGCTTCACAACATTGGGGTAGAAACCCTGATCCTTGAGCGGCAGTCGCAGGAGTACGTTCTCAGTCGAATTCGAGCCGGTGTGTTGGAGCAAGGGACCACCGAACTGCTTGAACTGGCAGGCTGTGGAGAGCGCATGCATGCAAAAGGAATGACTCATTCGGGTTTTGACCTGGCTTTCGACGGCCAACGACATCGAATTGACTTACAGGAGATGAGCGGTGGTAAGACGGTGATGATCTATGGTCAGACGGAAGTGACCAAGGATCTGATGAATCGTCGTTCAGAGACTAATGGAATCACGATCTATGAAGCGCAAAATGTACAACCCCATGATTTTGATACCGATCGGCCTTGGGTAAGCTACGAAAAAGATGGGGTGGAACATCGTGTGGATTGTGACTTCATAGCTGGATGTGACGGTTTCCACGGAATCAGTCGGGCTTCTGTCCCAGACCAAGCAATTGAGATCTATGAGAAGGTCTATCCATTTGGTTGGCTGGGAATCCTGGCGGATGTTCCACCAGTTTCGCATGAGTTGATCTACGCGAACCATCCTCGGGGATTTGCACTTTGTTCGATGAGAAGCATGACACGTAGTCGCTATTATGTGCAGTGTACCCTGGAGGATAAAGTGGAAGAGTGGTCCGATGATCGCTTCTGGGATGAACTCCGTCTGCGTCTTCCGCCTGATGCTGCGGAGCAAGTCACCACAGGACCATCGATTGGAAAATCAATCGCTCCTTTACGTTCTTTTGTCTCTGAACCCCTTCGTTTTGGAACAATGTTCATTTGTGGGGATGCGGCTCACATTGTTCCGCCAACTGGAGCGAAAGGCCTCAATCTAGCGGCAAGTGATGTGTTCTATCTCTTCAATGCACTTCAGGAATACTACGAAGAACATTCTGAATCAGGTCTTGGGGCCTACTCAGAAAAAGCGCTTTCTCGTGTCTGGAAAGCGGTGCGTTTCTCCTGGTGGATGACCACCATGATGCATCGCATCCCAGACACGGGCACTTTTGGTCAGAAGATTCGGGAAGCAGAACTTCATTATTTGACCTCCTCTACTCCAGCGACCCAATCCCTCGCTGAAAACTATGTGGGCCTCCCTTTTTGA
- a CDS encoding RuBisCO large subunit C-terminal-like domain-containing protein codes for MTYRFAKGGVDLIIDEHLITDQSWSPFRERVHACCKAVEQASAKTGRKSWYVPNITSSVEEMRLRAN; via the coding sequence TTGACATATCGTTTCGCCAAGGGAGGAGTGGATTTGATCATCGATGAACATCTGATTACTGATCAATCCTGGAGTCCTTTTCGAGAGCGCGTCCATGCCTGTTGTAAAGCTGTTGAGCAAGCGAGCGCAAAGACCGGAAGAAAGAGTTGGTATGTTCCAAACATTACCTCCTCTGTGGAAGAAATGAGGCTTAGGGCAAATTGA